One region of Verrucomicrobiales bacterium genomic DNA includes:
- the ychF gene encoding redox-regulated ATPase YchF has product MLKAGIVGLPNVGKSTLFNAVTRTRKAEAANYPFCTIDPNVGIVIVPDPRLQVLANIAKTAVLVPAAVEFVDIAGLVKGAAQGEGLGNKFLSHIREVDAIVQVVRCFEDADIHHVAGTVDPVRDIETITTELVLADLEAVKKRIEKGAKDAKRGDKVAIADEAVLKKLEPHLDAGKPAITLELTPEERLLVKGFYLMTSKPTIFAANVKESDLATADSNPYVMKVREYAKAHVDCETVVISAQIESDLIDLTDEEAKAFLKELGVEESGVGALIRATYHLLGLRTYFTAGEKEARAWTIHVGDTAPKAAGVIHSDFERGFIKAETVAYDDLVKCGSIAAAREKGLYRMEGKEYIVKDGDVLLFKFNV; this is encoded by the coding sequence AGGCGGAAGCAGCGAACTATCCCTTTTGCACCATCGATCCCAACGTGGGGATCGTAATCGTGCCCGACCCTCGGCTGCAGGTACTCGCGAACATCGCCAAAACCGCCGTGTTGGTGCCCGCGGCAGTCGAATTTGTAGACATTGCCGGCTTGGTCAAGGGAGCCGCCCAGGGAGAAGGCCTGGGCAATAAGTTTCTCAGCCATATCCGTGAAGTCGACGCCATCGTCCAGGTCGTCCGCTGCTTCGAAGACGCCGACATTCACCATGTGGCTGGCACGGTGGATCCGGTCCGCGACATCGAAACGATCACCACCGAGCTGGTCCTGGCCGACCTCGAAGCCGTCAAGAAGCGGATTGAGAAGGGCGCCAAGGACGCCAAGCGTGGAGACAAGGTAGCCATCGCGGATGAAGCCGTACTCAAGAAGCTCGAGCCTCACCTCGATGCTGGCAAACCGGCCATCACCCTGGAGCTGACCCCGGAGGAGCGGCTATTGGTCAAAGGGTTTTACCTCATGACCAGCAAGCCGACGATCTTCGCGGCGAACGTCAAGGAATCCGACCTGGCCACCGCGGACTCCAATCCTTATGTGATGAAGGTGCGTGAGTACGCCAAGGCCCATGTGGATTGTGAAACCGTGGTCATCAGCGCCCAGATCGAGAGCGATCTCATCGACCTGACCGACGAAGAGGCCAAGGCTTTCCTCAAGGAACTAGGCGTCGAAGAATCCGGCGTCGGCGCGCTGATTCGGGCCACCTACCATTTGTTGGGCCTGCGCACTTACTTTACGGCGGGAGAGAAAGAAGCGCGCGCTTGGACTATTCATGTGGGCGACACCGCGCCCAAGGCCGCCGGTGTCATTCATAGCGATTTCGAACGCGGGTTCATCAAGGCCGAAACCGTCGCCTACGACGATCTGGTGAAGTGTGGCTCGATCGCGGCTGCCCGCGAAAAGGGCCTGTATCGGATGGAAGGCAAGGAATACATCGTCAAGGACGGCGACGTGCTC